A portion of the Oscillospiraceae bacterium genome contains these proteins:
- the sigK gene encoding RNA polymerase sporulation sigma factor SigK produces the protein MFQFLRQLWHRLCARLRFCGGVQYLAGTASLPSPLSPAEEKALLARMAAGEADARDALILHNLRLVVYLAKKYENSGVPAEDLISIGTIGLIKAVNTFTPERSIKLATYASRCIGNEILMYLRKTSNRRQEASLDEPLNVDGDGNELLLSDILGSDENMVGQQLEQDAERAGLRRAVSSLSARERRIMELRFGLTDGVERTQKEAADALGISQSYISRLEKRIIQTLKLQLEGQ, from the coding sequence ATGTTCCAGTTTTTGCGGCAGCTCTGGCACCGCCTGTGTGCGCGGCTGCGGTTTTGCGGCGGCGTGCAGTATCTGGCCGGCACCGCCAGCCTGCCCTCTCCCCTCTCCCCCGCCGAGGAAAAAGCCCTGCTGGCCCGCATGGCCGCCGGAGAGGCAGACGCCCGCGATGCGCTCATCCTGCACAATCTGCGGCTGGTGGTGTACCTTGCCAAAAAGTACGAGAACAGCGGTGTGCCCGCCGAGGACCTGATCAGCATCGGCACCATCGGGCTGATCAAGGCCGTGAACACCTTCACGCCGGAACGCAGCATCAAGCTGGCCACCTACGCCAGCCGCTGCATCGGCAACGAGATCCTGATGTACCTGCGCAAGACCTCCAACCGCCGTCAGGAGGCCAGCCTTGACGAGCCGCTGAATGTGGACGGCGACGGCAACGAGCTGCTGCTGTCGGACATCCTCGGCAGCGACGAGAACATGGTGGGCCAACAGCTGGAGCAGGACGCCGAGCGCGCCGGTCTGCGCCGCGCCGTGAGCAGCCTTTCGGCCCGGGAGCGCCGGATCATGGAGCTGCGCTTCGGCCTGACCGACGGCGTGGAACGCACCCAGAAGGAAGCCGCCGACGCCCTGGGCATCAGCCAGAGCTACATCTCCCGGCTGGAAAAGCGCATCATCCAGACCCTGAAGCTCCAACTGGAAGGGCAATAA
- a CDS encoding protein-ADP-ribose hydrolase: protein MTQTERRRFLLSRLLAEAPEYRQLAVPDDAAGQKQLLRALLNVRPPRDASPEFLQVQDEYLRAELAQKGVTVLESLTPAARCGEAALYLWQGDITTLQCDAIVNAANSGMTGCYVPGHRCIDNCIHTFAGVQLRSACARLMAKQGHEEPTGQAKLTPAFNLPCRYVLHTVGPIVTGRVTARDRALLASCYRACLTKAAEAGLESIAFCCISTGVFCFPNEDAAEIAVQTVKEFLQTPTTIKKVIFNVFKDLDKEIYTRLLTA from the coding sequence ATGACCCAGACCGAACGCCGCCGTTTTTTGCTCAGCCGCCTGCTGGCAGAAGCCCCCGAATACCGGCAACTGGCCGTCCCGGACGATGCCGCCGGGCAGAAGCAGCTGCTGCGCGCACTGCTCAATGTGCGCCCGCCCCGGGATGCCAGCCCGGAGTTTTTGCAGGTGCAGGACGAATACCTGCGCGCCGAGCTTGCCCAGAAGGGCGTTACCGTCCTTGAAAGCCTGACCCCCGCCGCCCGCTGCGGGGAAGCTGCCCTTTACCTGTGGCAGGGCGACATCACCACGCTGCAGTGCGACGCTATCGTCAACGCCGCTAACAGCGGCATGACCGGCTGCTATGTGCCCGGCCACCGCTGCATCGACAACTGCATCCATACCTTTGCCGGGGTACAGCTGCGCAGCGCCTGTGCCCGCCTGATGGCGAAGCAGGGCCACGAGGAGCCCACCGGGCAGGCCAAACTCACCCCGGCCTTCAACCTGCCCTGCCGGTATGTCCTGCACACGGTGGGGCCCATCGTGACCGGGCGCGTCACCGCACGGGACCGCGCTCTGCTGGCCTCCTGCTACCGCGCCTGCCTGACGAAGGCCGCAGAAGCCGGGCTGGAAAGCATCGCATTCTGCTGCATCTCCACCGGCGTGTTCTGTTTCCCAAATGAGGATGCGGCAGAAATTGCCGTACAGACTGTGAAGGAGTTCCTGCAAACACCCACAACCATCAAAAAGGTGATCTTCAATGTTTTCAAAGATTTGGACAAGGAAATCTACACCCGACTGCTCACAGCCTGA
- a CDS encoding FprA family A-type flavoprotein, which yields MSVQKISNAILGVGVDDTTIDLFESQYPVPTGVSYNSYVILDEKVAILDTVDNRATDAWLANLTEALGDRMPEYLVVSHMEPDHGANIARLAAKYPDMKVVGNAKTFVYMEQFFGPDAVAKERRVVVKDGESLSLGSHTLTFVFAPMVHWPEVMVSYESSEKVLFSADGFGRFGAVAKFDEKADWASEARRYYLNIVGKYGPQVQALLKKAAALDIATICPLHGPVLTGDLGKYLAYYDTWSSYKPEEPEKILVASASIHGHTRAAAHTMAEKLRAKGAKVVEMDLTRTDVSYAVTEAFRCGKIVLACATYDGFLFPPMESLLTHLKTKAFQNRTVGLMENGTWAPMAAKLMRAELEGMKNITVCENVVTIRSAANVAAEAQMDALADEIVAK from the coding sequence ATGAGCGTACAGAAGATCAGCAATGCCATTCTGGGCGTGGGGGTGGACGATACCACCATCGACCTGTTTGAAAGTCAGTACCCGGTGCCCACCGGCGTCAGCTACAACTCCTATGTCATTCTGGATGAAAAGGTCGCCATTCTGGATACGGTGGACAACCGTGCCACGGATGCCTGGCTGGCAAACCTCACCGAAGCGCTGGGCGACCGCATGCCGGAATATCTGGTGGTCTCCCACATGGAGCCGGACCATGGTGCCAACATTGCCCGACTGGCCGCTAAGTACCCGGACATGAAGGTGGTGGGCAACGCCAAGACCTTTGTGTATATGGAGCAGTTCTTCGGCCCGGATGCCGTGGCCAAGGAGCGCCGTGTGGTGGTGAAGGACGGCGAGAGCTTGTCTCTGGGGAGCCACACCCTCACCTTTGTGTTTGCACCCATGGTGCACTGGCCGGAGGTCATGGTCAGTTATGAGAGCAGCGAAAAGGTGCTGTTCTCCGCCGACGGTTTCGGCCGCTTCGGGGCGGTGGCAAAGTTTGACGAAAAGGCCGACTGGGCCAGCGAAGCCCGCCGGTATTACCTGAACATCGTGGGCAAGTACGGCCCGCAGGTGCAGGCACTGCTCAAAAAGGCAGCCGCACTGGATATTGCCACCATCTGCCCGCTGCACGGCCCGGTGCTCACCGGGGACCTGGGCAAGTATCTGGCCTATTATGATACCTGGTCCAGCTACAAGCCGGAGGAGCCGGAAAAGATCCTTGTGGCCAGTGCTTCCATCCACGGCCATACCCGCGCCGCGGCCCACACCATGGCCGAAAAGCTGCGTGCCAAGGGCGCAAAGGTGGTGGAGATGGACCTGACCCGTACCGATGTGTCCTACGCCGTCACCGAGGCATTCCGCTGCGGAAAGATCGTTCTGGCCTGCGCCACCTATGACGGCTTCCTCTTCCCGCCGATGGAGTCCCTGCTGACCCATCTCAAGACCAAGGCATTCCAGAACCGTACCGTCGGCCTGATGGAGAACGGCACCTGGGCTCCCATGGCTGCCAAACTCATGCGTGCCGAGCTGGAAGGCATGAAGAACATCACGGTCTGCGAGAACGTGGTCACCATCCGCTCTGCTGCCAATGTTGCCGCGGAAGCCCAGATGGACGCTCTGGCCGACGAGATCGTGGCAAAATAA
- a CDS encoding Sir2 silent information regulator family NAD-dependent deacetylase — MFSKIWTRKSTPDCSQPEQLKKALHEADAVIIGAGAGLSTSAGFTYAGERFRTYFSDFASKYGFTDMYSGGFYPYSTMEEYWAYWSRYIYINRYQNAPKPVYDTLLRLVQDKDHFVITTNVDHCFQKAEFDKKRLFYTQGDYGLFQCSEPCCPETFDNEALIRQMVEAQGYVLAPDGQLTVPENTILKTSVPSELVPHCPHCGKLLTMNLRSDDSFVEDAGWHAAAERYSEFLRRHEGQKILFLELGVGYNTPVIIKYPFWRMTARNPNATYVCINKGEAVCPNEIAKQSLLFDGDIAAVLAQIK, encoded by the coding sequence ATGTTTTCAAAGATTTGGACAAGGAAATCTACACCCGACTGCTCACAGCCTGAGCAGCTCAAAAAGGCCCTGCACGAGGCTGATGCCGTCATCATCGGCGCAGGAGCCGGGCTGTCCACCTCCGCCGGGTTCACCTACGCCGGGGAACGATTCCGAACATATTTCTCCGATTTTGCCAGCAAATACGGCTTTACGGATATGTATTCCGGCGGGTTCTACCCCTACTCCACCATGGAGGAATACTGGGCGTACTGGAGCCGGTACATTTATATCAACCGCTATCAGAACGCCCCGAAGCCTGTATACGACACGCTGCTCCGGCTGGTGCAGGATAAGGATCACTTTGTAATCACCACCAATGTGGACCACTGCTTCCAGAAAGCAGAGTTCGACAAAAAGCGGTTGTTCTACACGCAGGGCGATTACGGCCTGTTCCAGTGCAGTGAACCATGCTGTCCGGAGACTTTCGACAATGAGGCACTCATCCGGCAGATGGTGGAAGCACAGGGGTATGTCCTCGCACCGGATGGTCAGCTGACCGTACCGGAGAATACCATCCTGAAAACTTCTGTTCCGTCCGAGCTTGTCCCCCACTGCCCGCACTGCGGCAAGCTGCTCACGATGAACCTGCGCAGTGATGACAGCTTTGTAGAGGATGCCGGCTGGCACGCCGCCGCCGAGCGGTACAGCGAATTTCTGCGCCGCCACGAGGGACAGAAGATTTTGTTCTTAGAGTTAGGCGTTGGCTATAATACGCCGGTCATTATCAAGTATCCTTTCTGGCGGATGACAGCCAGGAACCCCAATGCCACCTACGTCTGCATCAACAAGGGCGAGGCCGTCTGTCCGAATGAGATCGCCAAGCAGTCACTGCTTTTTGACGGTGACATTGCTGCGGTGCTGGCACAGATCAAATAA
- a CDS encoding pyridoxamine 5'-phosphate oxidase family protein yields the protein MNKVVEFLNANPVQYLATVGRDGKAKCRPFMFAGELDGKLWFCTNNQKDVYKDLQANPYTEISVSSPEYAWVRLHGKAVFENNMAAKEMCIANPIVKGQYGEATNPIFEVFYLEDAHGAIADFSGNPPYEF from the coding sequence CTGAACAAAGTCGTTGAATTCCTGAATGCCAACCCCGTGCAGTATCTGGCTACCGTCGGCCGTGACGGCAAGGCCAAGTGCCGTCCCTTCATGTTCGCCGGTGAGCTGGACGGCAAGCTGTGGTTCTGCACCAACAACCAGAAGGACGTATACAAGGATCTGCAGGCCAACCCCTACACCGAGATCTCGGTGTCCAGCCCGGAGTACGCCTGGGTCCGCCTGCACGGAAAGGCCGTGTTTGAAAACAACATGGCTGCCAAGGAGATGTGCATCGCCAACCCCATCGTGAAGGGCCAGTACGGCGAAGCCACCAACCCCATCTTTGAGGTGTTCTATCTGGAGGATGCTCACGGCGCCATCGCCGACTTCTCCGGCAACCCTCCCTACGAGTTCTGA
- a CDS encoding alpha/beta hydrolase, whose amino-acid sequence MQNKISRRQFLQVTGASAAALLLAGLPVEASAASGHLTVTPDTLVSDLRADPTFAASGVWTWQSAVDSPDTPEAGTTLSDYVGANMAQDSADALNYLADTYEAGTQVTYKVYSPEEIAADATRDGVELYYWPSEVPGSKFVVVMSGNVLNNTANMSEGYATAWRLHQMGYAAFVLRYRVFLKAKDNAPVADLGNAVRFITTHAGQFNVQPENYALLGYSSGGHLAGVFSGDELGYKHYGVPKPGALLLGYPINNFFEYKPVYHAAIDPFVLEGRYYELNISDCVTDDYPPVYHWYGENDYVFPLLCYPAQRPALSRALEKHHVPCKEVLFPNATHGVGTGAGTDADGWMLDAANFWETQING is encoded by the coding sequence ATGCAAAACAAGATCTCTCGCCGCCAGTTTCTGCAGGTGACCGGTGCCTCGGCCGCCGCGCTGCTGCTGGCCGGCCTGCCGGTGGAGGCCTCTGCCGCATCGGGCCATCTGACCGTTACGCCGGATACCCTCGTCTCTGACCTGCGTGCCGACCCGACATTCGCCGCCAGCGGCGTGTGGACCTGGCAGAGTGCCGTGGACAGCCCGGACACCCCGGAAGCAGGCACCACGCTGTCGGACTATGTGGGCGCCAACATGGCACAGGACAGCGCCGACGCCCTGAACTATCTGGCCGATACCTATGAAGCCGGCACTCAGGTGACATATAAAGTGTACTCCCCGGAGGAGATCGCCGCAGACGCCACCCGTGATGGCGTGGAACTGTATTACTGGCCGTCGGAAGTGCCCGGCAGCAAGTTTGTGGTGGTCATGTCCGGCAATGTGCTCAACAATACTGCCAATATGTCCGAGGGCTATGCCACGGCATGGCGGCTGCACCAGATGGGCTACGCAGCCTTCGTGCTGCGCTACCGCGTGTTCCTCAAGGCAAAGGACAACGCCCCGGTGGCTGACCTTGGCAACGCTGTCCGGTTCATCACCACTCATGCAGGCCAGTTCAATGTGCAGCCGGAAAACTACGCCCTGCTGGGCTATTCCTCCGGCGGCCATCTGGCCGGTGTGTTCTCCGGCGACGAACTGGGCTACAAGCACTATGGGGTACCCAAGCCCGGTGCTTTGCTGCTGGGCTATCCCATCAACAATTTCTTTGAGTATAAGCCGGTCTATCATGCTGCTATCGACCCCTTTGTACTGGAGGGCCGGTACTATGAACTGAACATCTCTGACTGTGTCACCGACGATTACCCGCCGGTGTATCACTGGTACGGCGAGAACGATTATGTGTTCCCGCTGCTGTGCTACCCGGCTCAGCGCCCGGCGCTGAGCCGCGCACTGGAAAAGCACCATGTGCCCTGCAAAGAGGTGCTGTTCCCCAATGCGACCCACGGCGTGGGTACCGGCGCAGGCACCGATGCCGACGGCTGGATGCTGGACGCTGCGAACTTCTGGGAGACCCAGATCAACGGCTGA
- the rmuC gene encoding DNA recombination protein RmuC: protein MEFLSLLYTVLLVAICLQQALLLYRSGKPAPRQDDEALKEWVRQQLDAQSKLFAQKQAELARQNYDAMRGISETLQTAVQGMSSTLNAGQAAQQQTMEQRLQGLEASNARKLEEMRKTLAESMAALQAQNAQKLDEIRCTVDEQLQDALQKRVTESFKAVNAQLEQVYKGLGEMQSLAADVGGLKQVLSGVKTRGILGEIQLGAILEEILAPEQYDTNVATIPGSTQRVEYAIKMPGADGGSVWLPIDSKFPGDTYAHLQDAQASGDAQAVENARHALELVLRSEAKDIREKYVEPPYTTAFGILFLPFEGLYAEVVNAGLLEVLQRDYQVNVAGPSTMAALLNSLQMGFKTLAIQKRSGEVWQLLGAVKTEFDKFGQGLSKLQQRLRQTDEELDNLIGVRSRAISRKLRAVQTMDDASAAALLELDTEPGRPVSARLPESRGDE from the coding sequence ATGGAATTTCTTTCGCTTTTGTATACGGTTCTGCTGGTGGCCATCTGCCTGCAGCAGGCACTGCTGCTGTACCGATCCGGAAAACCGGCACCCCGGCAGGACGACGAAGCCCTCAAGGAGTGGGTGCGTCAGCAGCTGGACGCCCAGTCAAAGCTCTTTGCCCAGAAGCAGGCCGAGCTGGCCCGGCAGAACTACGACGCCATGCGCGGCATCAGCGAAACGCTGCAGACCGCCGTGCAGGGTATGAGCAGCACCCTGAATGCCGGGCAGGCCGCGCAGCAGCAGACCATGGAACAGCGCCTGCAGGGGCTGGAAGCTTCCAACGCTCGCAAGCTGGAAGAAATGCGCAAAACGCTGGCCGAAAGCATGGCCGCCTTGCAGGCACAGAATGCCCAGAAGCTGGACGAGATCCGCTGCACGGTGGACGAGCAGCTGCAGGATGCCCTGCAGAAGCGGGTGACCGAGAGCTTCAAGGCGGTCAACGCCCAGCTGGAACAGGTGTACAAGGGCCTGGGTGAGATGCAGAGCCTTGCCGCCGATGTGGGCGGCCTGAAACAGGTGCTGTCGGGCGTCAAGACCCGCGGCATCCTGGGCGAGATCCAGCTGGGAGCCATTCTGGAAGAAATTCTGGCCCCAGAGCAGTACGACACCAATGTGGCCACCATCCCCGGCAGCACCCAGCGGGTGGAGTACGCTATCAAAATGCCGGGTGCCGACGGCGGCAGCGTCTGGCTGCCGATCGACTCCAAGTTCCCCGGTGATACCTACGCCCACCTGCAGGATGCGCAGGCATCCGGCGATGCGCAGGCTGTGGAAAACGCCCGCCATGCACTGGAACTGGTGCTGCGCAGCGAGGCCAAGGACATCCGCGAAAAGTATGTGGAGCCGCCGTATACCACAGCCTTCGGCATCCTGTTTCTGCCCTTCGAGGGCCTGTACGCCGAGGTGGTGAATGCGGGCCTGCTGGAGGTGCTGCAGCGGGACTATCAGGTGAACGTGGCCGGCCCCAGCACCATGGCGGCCCTGCTCAACAGCCTGCAGATGGGCTTCAAGACCCTTGCCATCCAGAAACGTTCGGGCGAGGTGTGGCAGCTGCTGGGTGCCGTCAAGACTGAGTTCGACAAGTTCGGGCAGGGGCTTTCCAAGCTGCAGCAGCGTCTGCGCCAGACCGACGAAGAGCTGGACAACCTTATCGGCGTGCGCAGCCGTGCCATCAGCCGCAAATTGCGGGCCGTACAGACGATGGACGACGCCAGCGCTGCGGCCCTGCTGGAGCTGGACACCGAGCCGGGCCGCCCCGTGTCTGCCCGCCTGCCGGAAAGCAGGGGCGATGAATAA
- a CDS encoding alpha/beta hydrolase, with product MRSWNYKLLCGAVCLAQLACLNLPVWAAENTGPITAQTTMQEIRQDPSIAKSGIFTFGNADDGSALLRACFQNQTLAEYAGQEQAEDCAAALNLVVENYNAGRQVTYKVYTEEEIAATPAKAAVELYYFPAEQANAKFAVVLGGNIAFTSGELREGMASAAQLHDMGYGVFVLRYRIWMDMGDNAPLEDLARAVEYITAHAEELGVQPEDYALVGFSSGGQVAGVFANSKRGYGRYHVAKPGVLLLGYSVSDTSVMKPVYYTLYDIGTCGWRYYWTSLDKAVEEGYPPVYFWRGNDDSMLGPAWMPGQYNDFEKALQACNVPYKRVTYQHAPHAIGTGNGTDAEGWMTDAVAFWEQHTS from the coding sequence ATGAGATCATGGAACTACAAGCTGCTGTGCGGGGCAGTGTGCCTGGCACAGCTGGCCTGCCTGAACCTGCCGGTGTGGGCAGCGGAAAACACCGGCCCCATCACAGCCCAGACCACGATGCAGGAGATCCGGCAGGACCCCAGCATTGCAAAGTCGGGCATCTTCACCTTTGGCAACGCCGATGATGGCAGCGCACTGCTGCGAGCTTGCTTTCAGAACCAGACCTTGGCAGAATACGCAGGCCAGGAACAGGCAGAGGACTGTGCGGCAGCCCTGAACCTGGTAGTAGAAAACTACAATGCAGGCCGTCAGGTGACCTACAAGGTCTACACGGAGGAGGAGATCGCCGCCACGCCAGCCAAGGCAGCGGTGGAACTGTATTATTTCCCGGCGGAGCAGGCAAACGCCAAATTTGCGGTGGTGCTGGGCGGCAACATTGCCTTTACCAGCGGCGAGCTGCGGGAGGGTATGGCATCGGCGGCCCAGCTCCATGATATGGGGTACGGGGTGTTCGTGCTGCGGTACCGCATCTGGATGGATATGGGCGACAATGCTCCCCTGGAGGACCTGGCCCGGGCGGTAGAATATATCACGGCCCATGCAGAGGAACTTGGCGTGCAGCCAGAGGACTACGCCCTGGTGGGCTTTTCCTCCGGCGGACAGGTGGCAGGAGTGTTTGCCAACAGCAAGCGAGGCTATGGTCGGTATCATGTGGCAAAACCCGGCGTGTTGCTGCTGGGGTATTCCGTCTCCGACACCTCCGTGATGAAGCCGGTATACTACACCCTGTACGATATCGGCACCTGTGGGTGGCGTTATTACTGGACCTCTCTGGACAAGGCTGTGGAAGAAGGATATCCGCCGGTATACTTCTGGCGCGGAAACGACGACAGTATGCTGGGCCCTGCCTGGATGCCCGGCCAGTATAACGATTTTGAAAAGGCTCTGCAGGCCTGCAATGTACCCTACAAACGTGTGACATATCAGCACGCACCCCACGCTATCGGCACCGGCAACGGCACCGATGCAGAGGGCTGGATGACGGATGCGGTGGCTTTCTGGGAGCAGCACACTTCCTGA
- the sigG gene encoding RNA polymerase sporulation sigma factor SigG — protein MYNKVELCGVNTAQLPVLSESEKRQLLLQAHAGDAGARERMVEGNLRLVLSVVQRFAQRGENLDDLFQVGCIGLIKAIDNFDPAQPVRFSTYGVPMIIGEIRRFLRDNNALRVSRSLRDTAYRAMQARETLEKQLGREPTMDEIAGEAGLSRREVTAALESVVEPVSLEEPVYTDGGDAMYLIDQVRDPDGEDSWISGLQFRQTVAGLTPREKRIMELRYLRGKTQMEVAQEIGISQAQVSRLEKGALNQFRAGH, from the coding sequence ATGTACAATAAGGTGGAACTGTGCGGCGTGAACACGGCGCAGCTTCCTGTTTTGTCCGAAAGCGAAAAGCGGCAGCTGCTCCTGCAGGCCCACGCCGGGGATGCAGGAGCACGGGAACGCATGGTGGAGGGCAACCTGCGGCTGGTGCTGAGCGTGGTGCAGCGCTTTGCCCAGCGGGGCGAAAACCTCGACGACCTGTTTCAGGTGGGGTGCATCGGGCTCATCAAAGCCATCGACAACTTTGACCCTGCCCAGCCGGTGCGGTTTTCCACCTACGGCGTGCCCATGATCATCGGCGAGATCCGGCGCTTTTTGCGGGATAACAATGCCCTGCGGGTAAGCCGCAGCCTGCGCGATACCGCCTACCGGGCCATGCAGGCCCGCGAAACGCTGGAGAAGCAGCTGGGCCGGGAACCCACCATGGACGAGATCGCCGGGGAGGCAGGCCTGTCCCGCCGGGAGGTGACTGCGGCACTGGAATCGGTGGTAGAGCCGGTGAGCCTGGAAGAGCCGGTGTATACCGACGGCGGCGATGCCATGTACCTCATCGACCAGGTGCGCGACCCGGATGGCGAGGACAGCTGGATCAGCGGGCTGCAGTTCCGGCAGACCGTGGCCGGGCTGACCCCGCGCGAAAAGCGGATCATGGAGCTGCGCTATCTCCGGGGCAAGACCCAGATGGAGGTGGCGCAGGAGATCGGCATCAGTCAGGCGCAGGTGTCCCGGCTGGAAAAAGGTGCCTTGAATCAGTTCCGGGCCGGGCACTGA
- a CDS encoding sigma-E processing peptidase SpoIIGA has product MIYLDELLLTNFVLAVLFLTAAGLLCATVCTGVRLCTGAALAAVSALVLLAPELPGAVAVGYKIFTGCAVVAAAYGLPGRGRFARLCAWYALLNLLLCGAVVLPGVQSRNLSVSLPLSPGRLLASCAGVYAVLRALLYCFGRSGAPSVPATLEVAGVQLPVQAFHDTGFALQEPLSGKAVVLVQYPAVRHRLPQAARQYLDGWFAHSTAPPPPELGVHLVPCRSIHGQSMLPALPAALQLGKDRAGGLLAAFCCPTPPDPAWELLYGEDAAQLLL; this is encoded by the coding sequence GTGATCTACCTCGACGAGCTTCTGCTGACCAATTTTGTCCTTGCTGTGCTGTTTCTCACCGCAGCCGGTCTGCTGTGCGCCACCGTGTGCACTGGGGTGCGGCTGTGCACCGGGGCGGCGCTGGCGGCAGTGTCGGCACTGGTACTGCTGGCCCCGGAGCTGCCGGGAGCCGTGGCAGTTGGTTATAAAATTTTCACAGGTTGCGCGGTGGTGGCCGCCGCCTACGGCCTGCCCGGGCGGGGGCGTTTTGCCCGGTTGTGTGCGTGGTATGCACTGCTCAACCTGCTTTTGTGCGGAGCGGTGGTGCTGCCCGGCGTGCAGAGCCGCAACCTGAGCGTCAGCCTGCCCCTGTCCCCCGGGCGGCTGCTGGCCAGCTGCGCGGGGGTGTATGCCGTACTGCGGGCCCTGCTGTACTGCTTTGGCCGCAGCGGCGCGCCCAGCGTGCCCGCCACGCTGGAGGTGGCCGGAGTGCAGCTGCCGGTACAGGCCTTCCACGACACCGGCTTTGCCCTGCAGGAGCCGTTGAGCGGCAAGGCCGTGGTGCTGGTGCAGTACCCGGCCGTGCGGCACCGCCTGCCGCAGGCGGCCCGGCAGTATCTCGATGGCTGGTTTGCCCACAGCACAGCCCCGCCCCCGCCGGAGCTGGGGGTGCATCTGGTGCCCTGCCGCAGCATCCACGGCCAGAGCATGCTGCCTGCCCTGCCCGCTGCCCTGCAGTTGGGCAAAGACCGCGCAGGCGGGCTGCTGGCGGCGTTCTGCTGCCCCACGCCGCCGGACCCTGCATGGGAGCTGCTGTACGGCGAGGATGCGGCACAGCTGCTCTTATAA
- a CDS encoding transglutaminase-like domain-containing protein produces the protein MKNLNACLASLNLGLPDDVRRLKEAGYYTEAIARIDAYLAEDWTKTQNQPVQPGGPLPENPTPHGVDAMRDALLAQREILRRLPLDYTVPEAQALELLQDLVRDFTPEEFRALDHAGAMDWRFVEGEKRYIRSFAETLLATHPELAARQIDPPQQHPSWERYEPEHEQMVRTGAVSADITLETSIGMSDEAFAAALAAAKQQGRSTVHVRVWLPLPAACPAQSNITLDSFTEPPTHIAPEDAAQRTAYWEADLAENRPFGAVYSYRTTARYADPLHMQADPVQPDFDTQEELPHLEFTPYLRALAAQLTQGLTDPVQKAKRIYDYVTLNTHYHYQPPYFVQENITDGCVHNRRGDCGIMASTFIVLCRLAGIPAQWQSGLVVRREMVGCHDWAAFYIAPHGWMYADCSAGASMARAGNEKMRLHYFGNLDTGRMVANRALCAPFDPPMCSFRADPCDNQVGEVEADGVGLYGEQLQWSQTLRRYETL, from the coding sequence ATGAAGAACCTGAATGCCTGTCTGGCAAGCCTGAACCTTGGCCTGCCGGACGATGTGCGCCGTCTGAAGGAGGCGGGCTATTACACCGAGGCCATTGCCCGCATCGACGCATATCTTGCGGAGGACTGGACAAAAACGCAGAACCAGCCGGTGCAGCCCGGCGGCCCTCTGCCGGAAAACCCCACGCCCCACGGGGTGGACGCCATGCGGGATGCACTGCTGGCCCAGCGGGAGATCCTGCGCCGTCTGCCGCTGGATTACACGGTGCCCGAAGCGCAGGCGCTGGAACTGCTGCAGGACCTTGTGCGGGACTTTACCCCGGAGGAATTCCGGGCACTGGACCACGCCGGGGCCATGGACTGGCGGTTCGTGGAAGGGGAGAAGCGGTACATCCGCTCCTTTGCCGAGACCCTGTTGGCCACCCACCCGGAGCTGGCAGCCCGGCAGATCGACCCGCCCCAGCAGCACCCCAGCTGGGAGCGGTATGAGCCGGAGCACGAGCAGATGGTGCGCACCGGCGCAGTCAGCGCGGACATCACGCTGGAAACCAGCATCGGCATGAGCGACGAAGCCTTTGCCGCAGCCCTTGCGGCCGCAAAGCAGCAGGGGCGCAGCACCGTGCACGTCCGGGTGTGGCTGCCGCTCCCGGCGGCCTGCCCGGCACAGAGCAATATCACGCTGGATTCCTTCACCGAGCCGCCGACCCACATTGCACCGGAAGATGCCGCCCAGCGCACGGCGTACTGGGAGGCCGACCTTGCCGAGAACCGGCCCTTTGGCGCGGTGTACAGTTACCGTACCACTGCCCGCTATGCCGACCCGCTGCACATGCAGGCGGACCCCGTGCAGCCGGATTTTGACACGCAGGAGGAGCTGCCGCATCTGGAGTTCACGCCCTATCTGCGGGCACTGGCGGCCCAGCTCACCCAGGGGCTCACCGACCCGGTGCAGAAGGCAAAGCGCATCTACGACTATGTGACCCTCAACACCCACTACCACTACCAGCCGCCCTACTTCGTGCAGGAAAACATCACCGACGGCTGTGTCCACAACCGCCGGGGCGACTGCGGCATCATGGCCTCCACATTCATCGTGCTGTGCCGCCTGGCCGGCATCCCGGCCCAGTGGCAGAGCGGCCTTGTGGTGCGGCGGGAGATGGTGGGCTGCCACGACTGGGCCGCGTTCTACATCGCGCCCCACGGCTGGATGTACGCCGACTGCTCGGCCGGTGCCTCCATGGCCCGTGCCGGGAACGAGAAGATGCGCCTGCACTACTTCGGCAACCTGGACACCGGGCGCATGGTGGCCAACCGTGCCCTCTGCGCACCCTTTGACCCGCCCATGTGCTCCTTCCGCGCCGACCCCTGTGACAATCAGGTGGGCGAGGTGGAAGCCGACGGTGTGGGCCTGTACGGCGAGCAGCTGCAGTGGAGCCAGACGCTGCGCCGCTACGAGACACTGTAA